A segment of the Butyrivibrio fibrisolvens genome:
TGTTACCTTCTCGGAAGCAGAATTGCCAAGTCCGACAAGAGCATTACCAAGGTTTGCAAATACATCGTTTACAGCAGGAACGTATTTAGGAATGTTATAGATAACACGATACAGAGGAAGAAGGATAACCATCTGAAGAACCATCTGTACACAGCTACCTGACATTGATACGCCATACTTACCGTATACAGCCTGAATCTCCTGATTCATAGCCATCTGTGAATCTGTATCTTTTTTGCCCTTATACTTATCCTGAATAGCCTTGATCTCAGGCTGCATCTTAGCCTGTAGTTTACTGAATTTCTGCTGTCTATATGTAAGAGGCAGCATAGCTACATAGATAATAAGTGTGAAAAGAATAATGGCAATACCAATATTGCCGACAGCAACGCTTCCGTCACCGTTTGTAAATAACCCTGCAATTCCGGCAAGAACGACATAAATAGCGTTCATGATATAACCGAGAATTACTGCAATCCAATTGAACATTTAAGCAGTCCTCCGCTCTTTTCAGGGGACCGGATCATACCCGCCGCTTGAAAACGGATTGCATCTTAGTATTCTCCATAAAGAAAGCAATCCTCCCTTAAAAGCGCCGTATTTAGTAACCGCCTCAAGAGCATATTCTGAGCATGTCGGAATATATGGACATTTAGTGCTCTTAAAAGGCGAGATATATTTCCGGTAAAACCTGATAAGAATAATAAATAGTTTTTTCATGTGCACCTCCTGAAAGAAAAAAGGAATGCCACATAATTTCTAAGTTACATGCAGTTTTGGTACATAATCTGATAAGTAATATCTTCTATTAATATAAAGAGAATTAAGGAGAGTGTACGAAATTGCGTACAAAAGTTTCAAACTTCTCCATGTTCCATAATATTCTATAGAATATATCTGCATTAACCGATCAGACCTGCTCACTATTTTGCATTAAGTGAGCTCTTGCCATCAGCTTAAGAAAAGAATCCTCAAGCGTGTGATAATCAGCATCTTTACTTGCTGATCTGGCAACGACTACGATGTTTAAACCACTATTAAACATCTGTTCATGTAGCCTCACGATCTCACGGATCAGTCTTGCAAAATGATGTCTTACAACACTGTTTCCGATCTTTTTAGAACAGGAAATACCAAGATAGCTATCCTGCGTCTTATTTTCCCACACATACAGGACCAGATACCTATCTGCTATTGATCTTCCATTGTTATATACGTTTTTAAATTCGTGTGATTTTCTAAGTGATTTCATGTAATT
Coding sequences within it:
- the rnpA gene encoding ribonuclease P protein component, whose protein sequence is MKSLRKSHEFKNVYNNGRSIADRYLVLYVWENKTQDSYLGISCSKKIGNSVVRHHFARLIREIVRLHEQMFNSGLNIVVVARSASKDADYHTLEDSFLKLMARAHLMQNSEQV
- the yidD gene encoding membrane protein insertion efficiency factor YidD, giving the protein MKKLFIILIRFYRKYISPFKSTKCPYIPTCSEYALEAVTKYGAFKGGLLSLWRILRCNPFSSGGYDPVP